One Ranitomeya variabilis isolate aRanVar5 chromosome 5, aRanVar5.hap1, whole genome shotgun sequence DNA window includes the following coding sequences:
- the LOC143774638 gene encoding olfactory receptor 11L1-like: MTVAVKFFLLGFQGSQVLRIFLFLLFLFVFGATVCGNLMIILLVSFSKNLHTPMYFFISQLSISDILLTTNIVPNMFHILLNNGEIISFTGCITQLYFFSALEEFECFLLTVMSYDRYVAICNPLRYTSIMTRAYCVMMILISLVLCFTVSIIVTTTLSTLTFCGMIINHFVCDTVPLVELACSDTFIIHLEIYILSIPLVIAPTIIIIICYVNIIVNILRIPSNTGRHKAFSTCSSHLTVVSIFYWTMFSVYVVPTKGQSSTISKILSLLYTVFTPLINPIIYSLRNKDIIKAVQATLNQQMS; the protein is encoded by the coding sequence ATGACTGTGGCCGTAAAGTTTTTCCTTTTAGGATTTCAAGGCAGTCAAGTTTTAAGAATTTTTCtgtttcttctgtttctttttgtttttggTGCAACTGTATGTGGAAATTTGATGATCATATTATTAGTCTCCTTCAGTAAAAACCTCCACACTCCAATGTACTTTTTCATCTCACAATTATCCATCAGTGACATCTTGTTAACCACCAATATTGTCCCAAACATGTTCCACATCTTACTGAATAATGGAGAGATTATCAGTTTTACTGGTTGTATCACACAACTTTATTTTTTCAGTGCTTTAGAAGAATTTGAATGTTTTCTTCTCACAGTGATGTCCTATGACAGATATGTGGCCATCTGTAATCCTCTCCGCTATACGTCTATCATGACAAGAGCATATTGTGTGATGATGATTCTCATAAGTTTGGTTTTGTGTTTTACTGTTTCAATCATTGTCACCACAACGCTATCAACTCTGACCTTCTGTGGAATGATTATTAATCATTTTGTCTGTGACACGGTTCCTTTAGTGGAACTTGCTTGTTCTGACACTTTCATCATCCACCTGGAGATATATATACTTAGTATTCCCCTAGTTATTGCCCCTACTATAATAATTATAATCTGTTATGTTAATATTATAGTTAACATCCTTAGGATCCCATCCAATACCGGTAGACataaagccttctccacctgtagcTCCCACCTCACTGTGGTCTCCATATTTTACTGGACCATGTTCAGTGTTTATGTTGTTCCAACCAAAGGTCAATCTTCTACCATCAGTAAGATACTATCACTGCTATATACAGTGTTTACTCCTTTGATCAATCCCATAATTTACAGTCTGAGAAACAAAGATATTATAAAAGCAGTACAAGCAACTCTTAATCAACAAATGTCTTAA